The proteins below come from a single Mycobacterium parmense genomic window:
- a CDS encoding quinone-dependent dihydroorotate dehydrogenase: protein MYGLLRRLLFALPAERVHRLVFALLRGVAALAPVRRGLHRLLGPSDPVLASTVFGVRFPGPLGLAAGFDKDGKGVSAWGALGFGYAEVGTVTAHPQPGNPGPRLFRLPADRALLNRMGFNNLGAGALAVRLARQRPDVPIGVNIGKTKITPAADAVDDYRASARLVGPLASYLVVNVSSPNTPGLRDLQAVQALRPILAGVLREAAETSTPVLVKIAPDLSDPDIDAIADLAVELGLAGIVATNTTVSRDGLMTPGVGDLGAGGVSGAPVARRAAEVLRRLYSRVGDRLVLISVGGIETADDAWDRITAGASLLQGYTGFIYGGGLWPKHIHDGIARRLHDGGFASLAEAVGSAS, encoded by the coding sequence TGCGACGCCTCCTGTTCGCCCTGCCGGCCGAACGCGTGCACAGGCTGGTCTTCGCGCTGCTGCGCGGGGTCGCGGCCCTCGCCCCGGTGCGGCGAGGGTTGCACCGGTTGCTGGGCCCGAGCGATCCCGTGCTGGCCAGCACGGTGTTCGGCGTTCGATTCCCGGGGCCGCTCGGGCTCGCCGCCGGGTTCGACAAGGACGGCAAGGGCGTGTCGGCGTGGGGGGCGCTCGGCTTCGGGTACGCCGAGGTGGGGACCGTCACCGCGCACCCGCAGCCGGGCAATCCCGGCCCCCGCCTGTTCCGGCTGCCCGCGGACCGGGCTCTGCTGAACCGGATGGGGTTCAACAACCTCGGCGCGGGCGCGCTGGCGGTCCGGCTGGCGCGGCAGCGGCCCGACGTCCCGATCGGGGTCAACATCGGCAAGACCAAGATCACCCCCGCCGCCGATGCCGTCGACGACTACCGGGCGAGCGCACGGCTGGTGGGTCCGCTGGCGTCGTATCTGGTGGTCAACGTCAGCTCGCCGAACACCCCCGGGCTGCGCGACCTGCAGGCGGTCCAGGCGCTGCGGCCCATCCTGGCGGGGGTTCTGCGGGAGGCTGCCGAGACGTCGACGCCGGTGCTGGTGAAGATCGCACCCGACTTGTCCGACCCGGACATCGACGCGATCGCCGACCTGGCCGTCGAGCTGGGCCTGGCCGGCATCGTCGCGACCAACACCACGGTGTCGCGTGACGGCCTGATGACACCCGGGGTCGGCGACCTGGGCGCCGGCGGCGTGTCGGGGGCGCCGGTGGCGCGCCGGGCCGCCGAGGTGCTGCGCCGGCTCTACTCGCGCGTGGGCGACCGGCTGGTCCTGATCAGCGTCGGGGGCATCGAGACCGCCGACGATGCCTGGGACCGCATTACCGCCGGAGCCTCCTTGCTGCAGGGCTACACGGGCTTCATCTATGGAGGCGGCCTGTGGCCCAAGCACATTCACGACGGCATCGCGCGCCGGCTGCATGACGGGGGGTTCGCCTCGCTCGCCGAGGCGGTCGGGTCGGCGAGCTGA
- a CDS encoding PE domain-containing protein, translating to MSFLFTAPEVVSAAAGDLADIGSTLREATAAASGPTTTFAVAAGDEVSLAVSRLFGGYGEQFAALSAQAAAFHHEFVSLLSHAATAYLSTEAGAEQALLSATIAPAAATPAATLPLLGGLTGILGGVSPILGGGGGIFGGLSPILGGFEALLTGGNLAPYIGVPSYLDPILGPVSQLLFTGGPVGPIIAGSPLGPTLRGIGLDLGGVLSTLISGGVPTVLSNPFGLLGQALSGAIVDVPLLHGLQPVLAPLFPNLFEASQTATAAGNPWQMLIANTEANLHSLNSTWAAHPFPLLHQVIANQQGYAQAFGGGLALTLENFPTTLANVPENIQISLQGAATFNPGALAQAFVNQQVGYAQTFSAALSKAGADLQTTLPTFQADLALASQAISAGNYNAAVVDVTQGALGLFISGFNTSNLTNILVLGPGGDLLPILGIPALQAQNFAALLPPGSILAQMAHNYTSAVTTLTNATISTSIQVGVNPLVTVGANFGLPLSLAFSVLGAPVAGFGGFATGAQVLGAALASGNGVAAAGALVDLPAYALNGFLNGETVIGLSMPATVGGVTVPLTMSLPFDGILVAPHAISATVDLSILGLATIPVTVPVGGTPFGGLLPALVDYLPEQLAAAITP from the coding sequence ATGTCGTTTCTGTTCACCGCACCCGAAGTCGTCTCGGCCGCGGCCGGTGATCTGGCGGACATCGGCTCGACGCTCCGGGAGGCGACCGCGGCGGCCTCGGGGCCCACCACAACCTTCGCCGTCGCGGCCGGCGATGAAGTCTCGCTGGCGGTCTCGCGGCTGTTCGGCGGCTACGGCGAGCAGTTCGCGGCCCTGAGCGCGCAGGCGGCGGCCTTTCATCATGAGTTCGTCAGCTTGCTGAGCCACGCCGCAACGGCATATCTGAGCACCGAAGCCGGCGCCGAGCAGGCTCTGCTGAGCGCGACCATCGCCCCCGCCGCCGCGACCCCGGCGGCGACGCTCCCGCTCCTGGGCGGCCTGACGGGGATCCTCGGCGGCGTGAGCCCCATCCTCGGGGGCGGCGGGGGGATCTTCGGCGGACTGAGCCCGATCCTGGGCGGCTTCGAGGCGCTGCTCACCGGCGGGAATCTGGCGCCCTACATCGGCGTGCCGTCCTATCTGGACCCGATCCTCGGGCCGGTGAGCCAGCTGCTGTTCACCGGCGGACCGGTGGGCCCGATCATCGCGGGCTCACCCCTGGGCCCCACCCTTCGCGGCATCGGCCTGGACCTCGGTGGCGTGTTGTCCACCCTGATCTCCGGTGGCGTCCCCACGGTGCTGTCCAACCCGTTCGGCCTGCTGGGCCAGGCACTGTCCGGCGCCATCGTGGATGTGCCACTGCTGCACGGACTTCAACCGGTCCTGGCGCCGCTCTTCCCGAATCTGTTCGAGGCGAGCCAGACCGCCACCGCCGCCGGCAACCCGTGGCAGATGCTGATCGCCAACACCGAAGCCAACCTGCACAGCCTCAACAGCACGTGGGCCGCCCACCCGTTCCCGCTCCTGCATCAGGTGATCGCCAATCAGCAGGGCTACGCCCAGGCGTTCGGCGGCGGGCTCGCGCTCACCCTCGAGAACTTCCCGACCACGCTGGCCAACGTGCCGGAGAACATCCAGATCAGCCTGCAGGGGGCGGCGACGTTCAACCCGGGCGCGCTCGCGCAGGCCTTCGTCAACCAGCAGGTCGGCTACGCCCAGACCTTCAGCGCGGCACTGTCGAAGGCCGGCGCCGACCTGCAGACCACGCTCCCGACCTTCCAGGCCGACCTCGCGCTGGCCTCCCAGGCGATCTCCGCCGGCAACTACAACGCCGCCGTGGTGGACGTGACCCAGGGAGCGCTGGGCCTGTTCATCAGCGGCTTCAACACCAGCAACCTGACCAACATCCTGGTGCTCGGGCCGGGCGGCGACCTGCTGCCCATCCTGGGCATCCCCGCGCTGCAGGCGCAGAACTTCGCCGCCCTGCTGCCACCCGGCTCGATCCTGGCGCAGATGGCGCACAACTACACCAGCGCGGTGACGACACTGACCAACGCGACGATCTCCACCAGCATCCAGGTGGGCGTCAACCCACTGGTGACGGTCGGCGCCAACTTCGGGCTGCCGCTGTCGCTGGCCTTCTCGGTGCTGGGCGCACCGGTCGCCGGGTTCGGCGGATTCGCCACGGGCGCACAGGTTCTGGGGGCCGCTCTGGCGAGCGGCAACGGTGTCGCCGCGGCCGGCGCGCTGGTCGATCTGCCCGCCTACGCGCTGAACGGCTTCCTCAACGGCGAGACCGTCATCGGGCTCTCGATGCCGGCGACCGTCGGGGGCGTCACCGTGCCGCTGACGATGTCGTTGCCGTTCGACGGCATTCTCGTTGCCCCGCATGCCATCTCGGCGACCGTGGACCTCTCGATCCTCGGTCTGGCCACCATCCCGGTCACCGTGCCCGTCGGCGGCACACCCTTCGGCGGCCTGCTCCCGGCGCTCGTCGACTACCTGCCCGAGCAGCTCGCCGCGGCGATCACACCCTGA
- a CDS encoding YbhB/YbcL family Raf kinase inhibitor-like protein: protein MTTRPDPYASLPQLPTFTLTSESLTDGGSLAKPQVSGIMGAGGEDVSPQLSWSGFPGETRSFAVTVYDPDAPTASGFWHWAVANLPADVTELPAGAGDGRELPGGAQTLVNDAGMRRYVGAAPPPGHGAHRYYVAVHAVDVDKLDLTEDASPAYLGFNLFQHAIARAVIHATYEQQG from the coding sequence ATGACCACCCGCCCCGACCCGTACGCCTCGCTGCCGCAGCTGCCGACGTTCACGCTGACCTCGGAGTCGCTCACCGATGGCGGGTCGCTGGCGAAGCCCCAAGTCAGCGGCATCATGGGTGCCGGCGGGGAAGACGTCAGCCCGCAGCTGAGCTGGTCGGGATTCCCCGGCGAGACGCGAAGCTTCGCCGTCACCGTCTACGACCCCGACGCCCCGACGGCCTCCGGTTTCTGGCACTGGGCGGTGGCCAACCTGCCGGCCGACGTCACCGAGCTGCCTGCGGGCGCCGGTGACGGCCGGGAGCTGCCCGGTGGCGCGCAGACGCTGGTCAACGATGCCGGGATGCGCCGCTATGTCGGCGCGGCGCCGCCGCCCGGGCATGGCGCGCACCGTTACTACGTCGCCGTGCACGCCGTCGACGTCGACAAGCTCGACCTGACCGAGGATGCCAGCCCGGCCTACCTCGGGTTCAACCTGTTCCAGCACGCCATCGCGCGCGCGGTCATCCACGCGACTTACGAGCAGCAGGGGTAG
- a CDS encoding M20/M25/M40 family metallo-hydrolase → MTVGSGASGASGEGEAPRDANDDVVQVVSRLIRFDTTNTGEPETTRGEAECARWVAGLLEEVGYQTEYVESGAPGRGNVFARLPGADSSRGALLVHGHLDVVPAEPAEWSVHPFSGAVENGFVWGRGAVDMKDMVGMMIVVARQLKRAGIVPPRDLVFAFVADEEHGGHFGGQWLVSNRPDLFDGVTEAIGEVGGFSLTVPRPDGTERRLYLIETAEKGLAWMRLTARGPAGHGSMVHDQNAVTAVAEAVARLGRHRFPIVLTDTVAQFLAAVSEETGFAFDADSTDLEGVIDKLGPTARMLKAVLRDTANPTMLKAGYKANVIPATAEAVVDCRVLPGRKEAFEAEVDQLIGPDVTREWIRDLTSYETSFDGDLVDAMNAAVLALDPDARTVPYMLSGGTDAKAFARLGIRCFGFSPLRLPPDLDFSALFHGVDERVPIDALRFGTDVLAHFLTHC, encoded by the coding sequence GTGACCGTCGGAAGCGGGGCGAGCGGGGCAAGCGGTGAGGGCGAGGCGCCGCGCGACGCGAATGACGACGTGGTGCAGGTCGTCAGCAGGCTGATTCGGTTCGACACCACCAACACCGGCGAACCGGAAACCACCCGGGGTGAGGCGGAGTGCGCGCGCTGGGTCGCCGGGCTGCTCGAGGAGGTCGGATACCAGACCGAATACGTCGAATCGGGCGCGCCGGGCCGGGGCAATGTGTTCGCGCGCCTGCCTGGGGCCGACAGTTCGCGCGGCGCCCTGCTCGTGCACGGCCACCTCGACGTCGTGCCCGCCGAGCCCGCCGAATGGAGCGTGCACCCGTTCTCCGGGGCCGTGGAGAACGGGTTCGTCTGGGGCCGCGGCGCGGTCGACATGAAGGACATGGTCGGCATGATGATCGTGGTGGCCAGGCAGCTCAAGCGCGCCGGGATCGTGCCGCCGCGCGACCTGGTGTTCGCGTTCGTCGCCGACGAGGAGCACGGCGGCCACTTCGGCGGGCAGTGGCTGGTGAGCAACCGGCCCGACCTGTTCGACGGCGTCACCGAGGCGATCGGCGAGGTCGGCGGGTTCTCCCTGACCGTGCCGCGGCCCGACGGAACCGAGCGCCGGCTCTACCTCATCGAGACGGCCGAGAAGGGGCTGGCGTGGATGCGGCTCACCGCGCGCGGGCCGGCCGGCCACGGGTCGATGGTGCACGATCAGAACGCCGTCACCGCCGTCGCCGAAGCGGTCGCGCGCCTGGGCCGCCACCGGTTTCCGATCGTGCTGACCGACACGGTGGCGCAGTTTCTGGCCGCCGTCAGCGAGGAGACCGGGTTCGCGTTCGACGCGGACTCGACGGACCTCGAGGGGGTGATCGACAAGCTCGGCCCCACGGCCCGCATGCTGAAGGCCGTGCTGCGCGACACCGCCAACCCGACGATGCTCAAGGCCGGCTACAAGGCCAACGTCATCCCGGCCACGGCCGAGGCGGTGGTGGACTGTCGAGTCCTTCCCGGTCGCAAGGAGGCGTTCGAGGCCGAGGTCGACCAGCTGATCGGGCCCGACGTCACCCGCGAGTGGATCAGGGACCTCACCTCCTACGAGACCAGCTTCGACGGCGACCTGGTCGACGCCATGAACGCCGCGGTCCTCGCCCTCGACCCCGACGCCCGGACGGTGCCCTACATGCTGTCGGGGGGGACGGACGCAAAAGCGTTCGCGCGCTTGGGTATCCGCTGCTTCGGTTTCAGCCCGCTGCGGCTGCCGCCCGATCTCGATTTCAGCGCCCTGTTCCACGGTGTCGACGAGCGGGTACCCATCGACGCGCTGAGGTTCGGCACCGACGTGCTGGCCCACTTCCTGACCCATTGCTAG
- a CDS encoding recombinase family protein, whose translation MSLRFAFYGRVSTEDAQDPEASRSWQKRRALDLIGPHGGVLAADYFDVGQSRSLPWKRRPEASRLLADVASRDRSFDAVVIGEPARAFYGPQFALTFPVLTHYGVGLWVPEVGGAVDPGSEAHDLVMTLFGGMSKGERARIQMRVRTAMSALAQDTTRYLGGRPPYGYRLVDAGPHPNLAKANLGQRLHRLEPDPATSSVVERIYRMYADGAGLRYIAQQLTDDGVPSPSQYDPARNRHRDPRGWSHSAIRAILDNPAYRGIRVWGKQEKYEVLVNPDDVAAGYETRMRWRDEADWIAPDRRTHEALIPDELVQAVRLRTLARRGPGLVCGRESTVPYALRGLLFCAACGRRMQGAARVGKRMTRILYRCELGKSRSVPVDLSDHPRTVYLREDEVTARLDEWIATLADPEDLAHGQDVDPAAGTGYAALQRQLREANAKVAALVTAVESGVAVEDLTAALHRRTAERDELKARLEQAERPRVMSAAQISELVEELGGLSAVLGAATGGERAQVYASLGLRLDYDPHLRQVKATADLSRVAGCVRGGT comes from the coding sequence GTGAGCCTGAGGTTCGCCTTCTATGGCCGAGTGAGCACGGAGGATGCTCAGGACCCGGAGGCGAGCCGTAGCTGGCAGAAACGGCGTGCTCTTGATCTTATCGGTCCGCATGGCGGAGTTCTGGCCGCTGACTACTTCGATGTGGGACAGAGCCGTTCACTGCCGTGGAAGCGCAGACCGGAGGCATCGCGTCTGCTTGCTGATGTCGCATCTCGTGACCGTAGCTTCGATGCTGTCGTGATCGGGGAGCCCGCCCGCGCGTTCTATGGGCCGCAGTTCGCGCTTACTTTCCCTGTGCTGACGCACTACGGAGTTGGTTTGTGGGTACCTGAGGTCGGTGGAGCGGTCGACCCCGGCTCCGAGGCGCACGACCTCGTGATGACGCTCTTTGGCGGAATGAGCAAGGGCGAGCGTGCGCGAATCCAGATGCGCGTCCGTACCGCGATGTCGGCGCTCGCGCAGGACACAACGAGATACCTCGGTGGTCGACCACCGTACGGTTACCGGCTGGTCGATGCCGGACCGCACCCAAACCTTGCTAAGGCCAATCTTGGGCAGCGGCTTCACCGCCTCGAACCTGACCCCGCGACATCTTCGGTCGTCGAGCGGATCTACCGCATGTACGCCGACGGAGCGGGCCTGCGCTACATTGCGCAACAGCTCACCGACGATGGCGTGCCGTCACCGAGTCAGTACGACCCGGCGCGGAATCGTCATCGTGACCCGCGAGGATGGTCCCATTCGGCGATCCGCGCGATACTCGACAACCCGGCGTACCGCGGTATCCGTGTTTGGGGCAAGCAGGAGAAATACGAGGTCCTGGTCAACCCCGATGATGTCGCGGCGGGGTATGAGACTCGTATGCGGTGGCGTGATGAGGCCGACTGGATCGCACCAGACCGCCGCACGCATGAAGCGCTGATTCCCGATGAACTGGTGCAGGCTGTTCGTCTTCGGACGCTGGCACGGCGTGGTCCCGGTCTCGTGTGCGGCAGAGAATCGACGGTGCCGTATGCGCTCCGCGGGCTGCTTTTCTGTGCCGCGTGTGGACGGCGGATGCAGGGCGCCGCTCGCGTCGGGAAACGAATGACCCGCATCCTCTACCGTTGTGAGCTGGGTAAGTCGCGGTCTGTACCTGTGGACCTGAGTGATCATCCGCGCACCGTCTATCTCCGTGAAGACGAGGTGACTGCGCGACTTGACGAATGGATCGCCACCTTGGCCGATCCGGAAGACCTCGCACACGGGCAGGACGTGGACCCGGCAGCCGGTACTGGCTACGCCGCCCTGCAACGCCAGCTTCGCGAGGCGAATGCCAAGGTTGCTGCTTTGGTTACCGCCGTGGAGTCTGGCGTGGCCGTGGAGGACTTGACCGCCGCATTGCATCGCCGCACCGCCGAGCGCGACGAGCTGAAGGCCCGTCTTGAGCAAGCGGAGCGTCCCCGTGTCATGTCCGCCGCACAGATCAGCGAATTGGTCGAGGAACTGGGTGGGCTGTCAGCCGTGCTCGGTGCGGCGACCGGGGGGGAACGCGCCCAGGTGTACGCGAGCCTCGGGCTCCGCCTTGATTACGATCCGCATCTGCGACAAGTCAAGGCGACGGCCGACTTGAGTCGTGTCGCCGGATGTGTCCGAGGGGGGACTTGA
- a CDS encoding replication initiator, whose product MTTATTALTLVLPGIAATIDTNAVVDQMVRRASSMGFESWWRRAESVGFCAHPIQLTGTDEFGRDRVVWTRCNNRRAQICPSCSDLYARDTWQLVHAGTAGGHHDIPEAVADRPQVFVTLTAPSYGPVHTTSRASDKRLRVRRDHHGTGGYRRCPHGKPLWCSTTHGEGDIHVGQPICVDCYDYTGHVLFTWHMPELWRRFTITLRRTLRRELRASGADPDAVRVSFIKVVELQARLVPHIHALIRLDPRDSDNCGGQEWQAPLTAIELATIIQQAARTVAVTVTDSSSDTATRVIRFGTQVDTHPIENRRAGTDSGAVQEDSPHGRVLQGRRLARYLAKYVTKSLADVGISARRISTEAIADLDVSDHVRAILTTISQLADRGLAGVGRWLHTLGYRGHITSKSRCYSTTMTALRERRATWTREQRLKSTAHQHGFGFDSTDGDDLVVWEFDRAGLTSLGDRTLVNSAALRRMETRRIGLMEVRGQARNQRWDSPGGNDG is encoded by the coding sequence GTGACTACTGCAACGACTGCCCTCACGCTGGTGTTGCCCGGGATAGCCGCCACAATCGACACCAACGCGGTGGTGGACCAGATGGTGCGCCGCGCATCCTCGATGGGGTTCGAATCGTGGTGGCGGCGCGCGGAATCCGTTGGCTTCTGCGCCCACCCCATTCAACTCACGGGTACCGACGAGTTCGGCCGCGATCGGGTGGTGTGGACACGGTGCAATAACCGCCGCGCCCAGATCTGCCCGTCGTGCTCAGACCTGTACGCGCGCGACACGTGGCAACTCGTGCACGCTGGCACCGCCGGCGGGCACCACGACATCCCCGAAGCAGTGGCGGATCGCCCGCAGGTGTTTGTCACTCTGACCGCACCTAGCTACGGGCCGGTCCACACCACCTCACGTGCAAGCGACAAGCGCCTCCGGGTGCGCCGCGACCACCATGGGACTGGCGGCTACCGCCGCTGCCCGCATGGAAAACCACTGTGGTGCAGCACAACCCACGGAGAAGGTGACATCCATGTGGGACAGCCGATCTGCGTGGACTGCTATGACTACACCGGGCATGTGCTGTTCACCTGGCACATGCCAGAACTGTGGCGGCGGTTCACCATCACCCTACGACGCACGCTGCGCCGCGAGCTACGCGCCTCCGGCGCCGACCCGGATGCGGTGCGGGTCAGCTTCATCAAAGTCGTCGAGCTGCAAGCCCGGCTCGTCCCGCATATTCATGCCCTGATCCGTCTCGACCCGCGCGACAGCGATAACTGCGGTGGTCAGGAGTGGCAAGCGCCCCTCACGGCGATCGAACTGGCCACCATCATCCAACAGGCCGCTCGAACCGTGGCCGTGACGGTCACCGACTCATCCTCAGATACCGCGACACGGGTGATCAGGTTCGGCACACAAGTCGACACCCACCCCATCGAGAACCGGCGCGCTGGCACGGACAGCGGTGCTGTGCAGGAGGATTCACCACACGGCCGGGTGCTGCAAGGCCGCCGCTTAGCTCGCTACCTCGCGAAATACGTCACCAAATCCCTAGCTGACGTCGGGATCAGCGCGCGACGCATCTCCACCGAGGCCATCGCTGACCTGGATGTGTCCGATCACGTCCGGGCGATCCTGACCACCATCAGCCAACTCGCCGATAGGGGACTGGCTGGTGTCGGCCGGTGGCTGCACACCCTGGGCTACCGGGGCCACATCACCAGCAAATCCCGCTGCTACTCCACCACGATGACCGCGCTACGCGAACGTCGCGCTACCTGGACACGTGAACAACGTCTGAAAAGCACTGCACACCAACATGGTTTCGGCTTCGACTCCACCGATGGCGATGATCTGGTGGTGTGGGAGTTTGACCGTGCCGGCCTCACCAGCCTCGGCGACCGCACCCTCGTGAACTCCGCGGCCCTCCGACGCATGGAAACCCGCCGCATCGGACTGATGGAAGTCCGTGGCCAAGCCCGCAACCAACGATGGGATTCGCCAGGGGGGAACGATGGCTGA
- a CDS encoding FtsK/SpoIIIE domain-containing protein has translation MASNHKNTNNSQSNDDDWITDLILALFKALGYLLWWAVLFPAISIPIIASVGIAITHGPRPGLIIGAALVAAYVGWAWLDPRSFRGWVTEPVRRRWLTWLRYTRTWESVCTLHGLTATLGERTLVPTLHSVRIGKTIDVLALRVVTGHSLTDWHKQSQALAAAWRADRITIRATAPGELRITLMRGDALADPIALSMPTTTTAVDVGSVRVGITESRRWWHLPLLGHHLLVAGATGAGKGSVLWSLIAGIAPAVKTGQVRLCVIDPKGGMELGAGAPMFTVFTHDATDSTLHLLRQLVEVMHTRANRLRGKTRLHTPTSSEPRFVVVIDEIAALTAYVTDRKVRSEMEQLLGLLLSQGRAVGISLVAAVQDPAKETLSVRQLFTVRIGLRLTEATQTAMVLGQGARDAGADCDRISDATPGVGYMMIDGTAHPVRVRAFHVTDHDITTLAARFRAPRAGTRPNQANGERTDTDGGQR, from the coding sequence ATGGCATCAAACCACAAGAACACCAACAACTCTCAATCCAACGATGACGACTGGATCACCGACCTCATCCTCGCACTGTTCAAGGCGCTCGGATATCTGCTGTGGTGGGCGGTGCTGTTCCCGGCCATAAGCATCCCGATCATCGCCAGCGTGGGGATAGCCATCACCCATGGCCCACGCCCGGGGCTGATCATCGGTGCTGCTCTCGTTGCTGCGTATGTGGGATGGGCGTGGCTGGACCCGCGATCGTTTCGCGGATGGGTCACCGAGCCGGTGCGGCGGCGCTGGTTGACCTGGTTGCGCTACACCCGCACCTGGGAATCGGTGTGCACCCTGCACGGCCTGACCGCCACACTTGGCGAACGTACTTTGGTGCCGACCTTGCATTCGGTGCGCATCGGCAAGACGATCGACGTCCTGGCGCTGCGCGTGGTGACCGGCCACTCCCTGACCGATTGGCACAAGCAATCGCAGGCGCTAGCCGCCGCCTGGCGTGCCGACCGGATCACCATCCGCGCAACCGCGCCCGGAGAACTACGCATCACCTTGATGCGAGGCGACGCGCTGGCCGACCCGATTGCTCTGTCGATGCCCACGACGACGACTGCGGTGGATGTGGGGTCGGTCCGGGTCGGCATCACCGAATCCCGCCGCTGGTGGCATCTACCTCTGCTCGGCCACCACCTGCTGGTGGCTGGCGCGACCGGCGCGGGCAAAGGCTCGGTGTTGTGGTCACTGATCGCTGGCATCGCCCCCGCAGTGAAAACCGGACAGGTACGGCTCTGCGTCATCGACCCCAAAGGCGGCATGGAACTGGGCGCTGGAGCACCCATGTTCACGGTGTTCACCCACGACGCCACCGACTCCACCTTGCACCTGCTGCGGCAACTTGTGGAGGTGATGCACACCCGCGCCAACCGGTTACGCGGCAAGACGCGCTTGCACACCCCCACCTCATCCGAACCGCGTTTTGTCGTGGTTATTGATGAGATCGCCGCTCTGACCGCCTATGTCACCGATCGCAAGGTGCGCAGCGAAATGGAACAACTGCTGGGTCTGTTGCTCTCCCAAGGCCGCGCCGTCGGCATTTCGCTGGTGGCTGCGGTACAAGACCCGGCCAAAGAGACTCTGTCAGTGCGGCAGCTGTTCACCGTGCGGATCGGGCTGCGGCTGACCGAAGCCACCCAAACCGCCATGGTTCTCGGCCAGGGAGCAAGGGATGCCGGTGCGGATTGCGACCGGATCTCTGATGCAACGCCGGGTGTGGGGTACATGATGATCGATGGCACCGCCCACCCGGTGCGGGTACGGGCATTTCACGTCACCGACCACGACATCACCACTCTGGCAGCACGATTCCGGGCACCCCGTGCCGGGACCCGCCCCAACCAGGCTAACGGCGAGCGCACCGACACCGATGGGGGTCAGCGGTGA
- a CDS encoding helix-turn-helix domain-containing protein, producing the protein MDDQEGCIDAAVIPNDRLTQRLHAKGLSHGRFATAVGVDVKTVRRWLANTNYKVRDDNARRAAGVLGCTPHDLWPNQFQPSTARALTTNPGGPFTATLYASRTQLPITAWQQHFADATTGIDILVLAATFLFDTLDGFLDTLLDAAARGVQVRFLIGHPDTATTILRGEEEGIGEAVIARCRTSVELLTPHADTPGLHIRTHDTTLYTSTFRVDDTMIVNFHIYGSPGRNNPVLVLSRNHEPRLWATLEQAFSHVWDHATPLTAKG; encoded by the coding sequence ATGGACGATCAGGAGGGTTGCATCGACGCCGCAGTGATCCCCAACGATCGCCTCACGCAACGACTGCACGCCAAGGGGCTGTCCCATGGGCGGTTCGCCACTGCCGTGGGCGTGGATGTTAAAACGGTGCGCCGATGGCTAGCCAACACCAACTACAAAGTCCGCGACGATAACGCACGCCGCGCCGCCGGCGTACTCGGCTGCACCCCGCACGACCTGTGGCCCAACCAGTTCCAACCCTCTACCGCACGCGCGCTGACGACAAACCCGGGCGGGCCATTCACCGCGACGCTCTACGCCAGCCGCACGCAGTTGCCGATCACCGCGTGGCAACAGCATTTCGCCGACGCCACCACCGGTATCGACATCCTCGTCCTGGCAGCCACGTTCCTGTTCGACACGCTCGACGGATTTCTCGACACCCTGCTCGACGCCGCCGCCCGTGGTGTTCAGGTGCGGTTCCTCATCGGTCACCCCGACACCGCCACCACGATCCTGCGCGGCGAGGAAGAAGGCATCGGTGAAGCCGTCATCGCACGCTGCCGCACCTCCGTCGAACTGCTCACCCCGCATGCCGACACACCGGGCCTGCACATCCGCACCCACGACACCACGCTGTACACATCAACTTTCCGGGTCGACGACACAATGATCGTCAACTTCCACATCTACGGCTCACCGGGACGCAACAACCCCGTGCTCGTGCTCTCCCGCAACCACGAGCCCCGACTCTGGGCCACCCTCGAACAAGCATTTTCCCATGTCTGGGACCACGCCACCCCACTGACCGCGAAAGGCTGA
- a CDS encoding NUDIX hydrolase, with translation MRTDYYNDPNAPQPNSVVPSASAIVTDQQGRILLIKRRDNTLWALPGGGHDIGETIAGTAVREVKEETGLDVEVTALVGVYTNPHHVVAFTDGEVRQQFSLCFTTTLIGGELAIDHESTDIAWSHPDDIPALDMHPSMRLRIDHYLQHRDTPYLG, from the coding sequence ATGCGCACCGACTACTACAACGACCCCAACGCTCCCCAGCCCAACAGCGTGGTCCCGTCCGCCTCGGCCATCGTCACCGACCAACAAGGCCGCATTCTGTTGATCAAACGCCGTGACAACACCCTGTGGGCGCTACCCGGCGGCGGGCACGACATCGGCGAAACTATCGCGGGCACCGCCGTGCGCGAAGTCAAAGAAGAAACCGGTCTTGATGTCGAAGTCACCGCTCTGGTCGGCGTCTACACCAACCCACACCACGTCGTTGCGTTCACCGACGGCGAAGTCCGCCAACAATTCTCCCTGTGCTTCACCACCACCCTAATCGGCGGCGAACTGGCCATAGACCACGAAAGCACTGACATCGCCTGGTCCCACCCCGACGACATCCCCGCCCTGGATATGCACCCCTCGATGCGGCTGCGCATCGACCACTACCTACAACACCGCGACACTCCATACCTCGGCTGA